One Thermococcus sp. JdF3 genomic window carries:
- a CDS encoding DNA-directed DNA polymerase II large subunit, whose amino-acid sequence MELYSNEMKAYFESLQREIDRAYEVARKAREQGKDPSLDVEVPQATDMAGRVESLVGPKGVAERIRVLVKEYGKELAALKVVDEIIDGKFGDLGSKERYAEQAVRTALAILTEGIVSAPLEGIADVKVKRNEWGDNSEYLALYYAGPIRSSGGTAQALSVLVGDYVRKKLGLDRFKPSEKHIERMVEEIDLYHRAVTRLQYHPEADEVRLAMKNIPIEITGEETDKVEVSHRDVPGVETNHLRGGAILVLAEGVLQKAKKLVKYIDKMGVDGWDWIKEFVDAKEKGKKADDSKSSESKAEDSGAREEVAEKVEKGFYYELYERFKANIAPNKKYTKEIIGGRPLFAEPSENGGFRLRYGRSRVSGFATWSVNPATMLLLDEFIAIGTQMKTERPGKGCIVTPATTVEGPIVKLKDGSVIRVDDYETALKVRDRLEEILYVGDALVNFGDFVENNQTLLPANYSEEWWIQELVGAIAETYEVELKPFSDNPREAIEEAAEYIELDPEFLEKLLKDPLRVRPSVEQAIHISKVLDIPLHPYYTLYWNTLEPEEVEKLQRALVGAQIEWGEFRKLKFAKRVTLDNDPKIKRYLELLGLPHRLERTEGRKKVIVIDYPWSAALLVPLGNLEWEFKAKPFHTTIDIINENNRIKLRDRGISWIGARMGRPEKAKERKMKPPVQVLFPIGLAGGSSRDIKKAAEEGKVTSVEIAFFKCPECGHTGPEHICPRCGTRKELLWHCAKCNVDYSQGEAENFDFRCPKCGTELKPYARRTIKPSELLRAAMENVKVYGIDRLKGVQGMTSGFKMAEPLEKGLLRAKNDVYVFKDGTIRFDATDAPITHFKPREIGTSVEKLRELGYTHDFEGKPLERDDQILELKVQDVILPYEAGRYLLKVARFIDDLLEKFYGLPRFYNAEKMEDLVGHLVIGLAPHTSAGIIGRIIGFSDVLVGYAHPYYHAAKRRNCDGDEDAVMLLLDALLNFSKYYLPEKRGGKMDAPLVVTTRLDPREVDSEVHNMDVVRYYPLEFYGATYEMKSPKEIKFIERVEDRLGKPEMYEGLKFTHDTDDIGLGPKMSLYKQLGDMVEKVERQLALAERIRAVDEHHVAETIINSHLVPDLRGNLRSFTRQEFRCVKCNTKYRRPPLTGKCPKCGGKIVLTVSKGAIEKYLPTAKMLVTKYNVLDYTRQRICLTEKDIKSLFENVFPERQRTLMGFSADVCEKMIKARTGKSNGKNGYLDELKANGKLKKKSNAEKKKESKKASKRSEKKIKPSQGFEKAVKKEKAAMKKKKKGISLDEFFGS is encoded by the coding sequence ATGGAGCTTTATTCCAATGAAATGAAAGCCTACTTTGAATCCCTCCAGCGCGAGATAGACCGGGCTTACGAGGTGGCGAGAAAGGCCCGTGAACAGGGGAAGGATCCGAGCTTAGATGTAGAGGTCCCCCAGGCGACCGACATGGCCGGCCGTGTTGAGAGCCTCGTCGGTCCGAAGGGCGTGGCCGAGAGGATACGCGTTCTTGTTAAGGAGTACGGTAAAGAACTGGCCGCCCTAAAGGTCGTTGACGAGATTATAGACGGTAAGTTCGGTGACCTTGGGAGCAAGGAGCGCTACGCCGAGCAGGCCGTTAGAACCGCCCTTGCCATCCTCACCGAGGGAATCGTCTCCGCCCCCCTGGAGGGAATAGCCGACGTCAAGGTCAAGAGGAACGAGTGGGGAGACAATTCCGAATACCTGGCCCTTTACTACGCGGGCCCCATCAGGAGCTCCGGAGGAACGGCCCAGGCCCTTAGCGTCCTCGTCGGAGACTACGTCAGGAAGAAGCTCGGCCTCGACCGCTTCAAGCCCAGCGAGAAGCACATAGAGAGGATGGTGGAGGAGATCGACCTCTACCACCGCGCCGTCACGCGCCTGCAGTACCATCCCGAGGCCGATGAGGTAAGGCTGGCTATGAAGAACATTCCCATCGAGATCACCGGTGAAGAAACGGATAAAGTCGAGGTTTCCCACCGCGACGTTCCCGGCGTTGAAACCAACCACCTGCGCGGCGGTGCGATTCTCGTCCTCGCCGAGGGTGTCCTCCAGAAGGCGAAGAAGCTCGTCAAGTACATAGACAAGATGGGCGTTGACGGCTGGGACTGGATAAAGGAGTTCGTTGATGCCAAAGAAAAGGGCAAGAAGGCGGATGATTCCAAATCTTCCGAATCCAAAGCCGAGGATTCCGGCGCCAGGGAGGAAGTTGCCGAAAAAGTTGAGAAAGGCTTCTACTACGAGCTCTACGAGCGCTTTAAGGCCAACATCGCCCCCAACAAGAAGTACACGAAGGAGATAATCGGTGGACGGCCGCTCTTCGCCGAGCCCTCCGAGAACGGCGGCTTCCGTCTGCGCTACGGCCGCTCCCGCGTCAGCGGATTCGCCACCTGGAGCGTCAACCCCGCCACCATGCTCCTCCTCGACGAGTTCATAGCGATTGGAACCCAGATGAAGACGGAAAGGCCCGGCAAGGGCTGTATCGTAACCCCCGCAACGACGGTCGAGGGGCCGATAGTCAAGCTCAAGGACGGGAGCGTTATACGCGTGGACGACTACGAGACCGCCCTCAAGGTCCGCGACAGGCTGGAGGAGATACTCTACGTTGGCGATGCCCTTGTGAACTTCGGAGACTTCGTGGAGAACAACCAGACCCTTCTTCCCGCCAACTACTCGGAGGAATGGTGGATTCAGGAGCTGGTAGGGGCCATAGCCGAGACCTACGAGGTCGAGCTTAAGCCCTTCTCCGACAACCCGCGCGAGGCCATCGAGGAGGCGGCGGAATACATTGAACTCGACCCGGAGTTCTTGGAGAAGCTCCTCAAGGACCCCCTCCGCGTGAGGCCGAGCGTTGAGCAGGCGATACACATCTCCAAGGTTCTTGATATTCCCCTTCACCCGTACTACACCCTCTACTGGAACACGCTGGAGCCGGAGGAGGTTGAGAAGCTCCAGAGGGCCCTTGTGGGTGCTCAAATCGAATGGGGGGAGTTCAGAAAGCTTAAATTTGCTAAGAGAGTGACCCTTGACAACGACCCCAAAATCAAACGCTACCTTGAACTCCTCGGCCTCCCCCACAGGCTTGAGCGGACCGAGGGCAGGAAAAAGGTCATAGTAATCGACTACCCCTGGAGTGCCGCTTTGCTCGTTCCCCTCGGCAACCTCGAGTGGGAGTTCAAAGCCAAGCCTTTCCACACCACCATAGACATCATCAACGAAAACAACAGGATAAAGCTCAGGGACAGGGGAATAAGCTGGATTGGGGCGAGAATGGGGAGGCCGGAGAAAGCCAAGGAGAGGAAGATGAAGCCGCCGGTGCAGGTTCTCTTCCCCATAGGCCTCGCCGGTGGAAGCTCGCGTGACATAAAGAAGGCCGCCGAGGAGGGAAAGGTCACCAGCGTGGAGATAGCCTTCTTCAAGTGCCCTGAATGCGGTCACACAGGGCCTGAGCACATCTGCCCGCGCTGTGGGACACGGAAGGAGCTCCTCTGGCACTGCGCCAAGTGCAACGTTGATTACTCGCAGGGTGAGGCCGAGAACTTTGACTTCCGCTGTCCGAAGTGCGGAACCGAGCTTAAGCCCTACGCGAGGAGGACCATAAAGCCCTCCGAGCTTCTCCGCGCCGCAATGGAGAACGTCAAGGTCTACGGCATCGACAGGCTGAAGGGCGTCCAGGGTATGACCTCCGGCTTTAAGATGGCAGAACCGCTTGAGAAGGGCCTTTTAAGGGCCAAAAACGACGTCTACGTCTTTAAAGATGGTACCATTCGTTTCGACGCCACCGACGCGCCAATAACCCACTTCAAGCCGAGGGAGATAGGCACGAGCGTGGAGAAGCTCCGCGAGCTCGGCTACACCCACGACTTCGAGGGCAAGCCCCTTGAGCGGGACGACCAGATACTCGAGCTTAAAGTCCAGGACGTCATACTGCCCTACGAGGCTGGGAGGTATCTCCTCAAGGTGGCCCGCTTCATAGACGACCTCCTCGAGAAGTTCTACGGTTTGCCGAGGTTCTACAACGCCGAGAAGATGGAGGACCTCGTCGGGCACCTCGTTATAGGTTTAGCCCCACACACCTCGGCCGGAATCATCGGAAGGATAATCGGCTTTTCGGACGTTCTGGTGGGCTACGCTCACCCGTACTATCATGCAGCTAAAAGGCGCAACTGTGACGGGGATGAGGATGCTGTCATGCTCCTCCTCGACGCACTGCTTAACTTCAGCAAGTACTACCTGCCCGAGAAGCGCGGCGGCAAGATGGACGCTCCGCTCGTCGTTACCACACGCCTCGACCCGCGCGAGGTGGACAGTGAGGTTCACAACATGGACGTGGTCCGCTACTATCCCCTTGAATTCTACGGCGCCACCTACGAGATGAAATCGCCCAAGGAGATAAAGTTCATCGAGCGTGTTGAGGACAGGCTCGGCAAACCGGAGATGTACGAGGGGCTGAAGTTCACCCACGACACCGATGACATCGGCCTCGGCCCGAAGATGAGCCTGTACAAACAGCTCGGCGATATGGTCGAGAAGGTGGAGCGCCAGCTCGCCCTCGCTGAGCGCATCCGCGCGGTGGACGAGCACCACGTTGCCGAAACGATAATTAACTCCCACCTCGTCCCGGATTTGAGGGGCAACCTGAGGAGCTTCACCCGTCAGGAGTTCCGCTGCGTCAAGTGCAACACCAAATACAGGAGACCGCCCCTCACCGGCAAGTGCCCGAAGTGCGGCGGTAAGATAGTCCTCACCGTCAGCAAGGGCGCCATAGAGAAGTACCTGCCAACCGCGAAGATGCTCGTCACGAAGTACAACGTGCTCGACTACACGAGGCAGAGGATATGTCTGACCGAGAAGGACATAAAGTCCCTCTTCGAGAACGTCTTCCCGGAGAGGCAGAGGACGCTTATGGGCTTCTCGGCCGACGTGTGCGAGAAGATGATAAAGGCCCGTACCGGAAAGTCCAACGGCAAAAACGGCTACCTCGACGAGCTGAAGGCGAACGGAAAGCTCAAGAAGAAGTCCAATGCCGAGAAAAAGAAGGAATCCAAAAAGGCCTCCAAGCGCTCTGAGAAGAAGATAAAGCCATCGCAGGGGTTCGAGAAGGCGGTCAAGAAGGAAAAGGCCGCCATGAAGAAGAAAAAGAAGGGCATAAGCCTCGACGAGTTCTTCGGCTCCTAG